One genomic window of Ruminococcus gauvreauii includes the following:
- a CDS encoding GntR family transcriptional regulator gives MRSQSSIAYETLKEQIFHMELLPGEKISELQISSQLNISRTPVHDAIRRLASEALVTIKSNRSAVVAEFTDKEIRDIGSIRLVQDILSAELASYYGSAANFEELKRLAAACEQAAEQGNIYERIRADGDFHLKIAEISGNTILYQHQKAIYQQIHLIQISKYTSIEDSLQQIHHHLPIIEAICNSELSKLRQLVCMHIQDFYQIDPYLLKCYGTDE, from the coding sequence ATGCGTTCTCAAAGTAGCATTGCTTATGAAACATTAAAAGAACAGATCTTTCATATGGAGTTACTGCCGGGCGAGAAAATATCCGAGCTACAGATCTCCTCACAGTTAAACATCAGCCGTACACCCGTTCACGACGCGATCAGACGTCTGGCATCAGAAGCGCTGGTCACCATTAAGTCCAACCGAAGCGCCGTCGTCGCGGAGTTTACGGACAAGGAAATCCGGGACATCGGTTCCATCCGCCTCGTACAGGACATCCTTTCCGCAGAACTGGCATCCTATTATGGCAGCGCAGCAAATTTCGAAGAACTGAAACGCCTGGCTGCCGCATGTGAACAAGCTGCCGAGCAGGGAAATATCTACGAGCGGATCCGTGCAGACGGCGATTTTCATCTGAAGATTGCCGAAATTTCCGGAAACACCATTCTATACCAACACCAGAAAGCGATTTATCAACAGATTCATCTGATACAGATTTCCAAATACACCAGCATCGAAGACAGTTTGCAGCAGATTCACCACCATCTGCCCATCATAGAAGCCATCTGCAACAGCGAGCTTTCCAAACTGCGGCAACTAGTTTGTATGCACATTCAAGACTTTTATCAGATCGACCCATACCTTTTAAAGTGCTACGGAACAGATGAATAA
- the nifJ gene encoding pyruvate:ferredoxin (flavodoxin) oxidoreductase, which yields MSSKKAIMDGNEAAAYISYAFTEVAGIFPITPSSPMAEHVDEWAANGKKNLFGQPVEVVEMQSEGGAAGTVHGALQAGALTTTYTASQGLLLMIPNMYKIAGEMLPGVFHVSARTLSAHALSIFGDHSDVMGVRSTGFGMLASSSPQEVMDLGAVAHLAAIHGRMPILHFFDGFRTSHEIQKIDALDYEDLRPLLDMDAVRAFRANSLNPEHPATRGTTVNPDIFFQCREALNVKYDKILDSVEHYMGEINKLTGRDYHLVNYYGAADAERVIVLMGSAAETAKETIDYLVAKGEKVGMLNVHLYRPFPAEYFLKAVPETAKKMAVLDRTKEPGAMGEPLYQDICAAYKGKASGMEIVAGRYGLSSKDTTPAQLVSVFENLKEEHPKDNFTIGIVDDVTYTSLPVSEEINTTPEGVTNAEFWGLGSDGTVGANKNSIKIIGNATDLYCQAYFVYDSKKSGGLTQSHLRFGKDPIRAPYLIQAADFVQCSNPSYVNKYDMVANLKEGGIFLLNCSWDQDELERHLPASMKRALAEKHARLYTIDAIRIAREIGLRNRTNTILQASFFKLAEVIPLEQAVEEMKNANYKSYFKKKGQEIVDMNNNAIDYGINELKEIQIPDSWAAAEDAPDKRDVPEFITEVVDVMNRQQGDVLKVSQMTKYGLEDGTWPSGTTKYEKRGAAVDVPEWDAAKCIQCNQCALVCPHAAIRPVLVTEEEKAAAPAGFETVQTKGKGLEKYEYRMQVSPYDCTGCGSCVNVCPSKEKALSMKPLESQIKEAANWNYGVDEVEIKKDAINNKSVKNIQFAKPYFEFSGACAGCGETPYIKLVTQLFGERMYITNASGCSSAYGGSTPASPYCTDKRGYGPSWAMSLFEDNAEYAYGYLLGQDTIKKQLVDKVEKLKESGIAQEACTAYLERGKDPEVTREVSDALLEAIEGVENAEAAFIRDNREFLTKKSVWAFGGDGWAYDIGYGGLDHVLASGRDINLLVLDTEVYSNTGGQASKSTAASAIAKFAAGGKETKKKDLGMMAMSYGYVYVAQVALGSDPAQTLKAIREAEAYDGPSLVICYCPCIEHHMKAAMGMSITEEKNAVDAGYWHLYRYNPDLKKEGRNPFQMDSKEPKGSFRDFLMGENRYASLKIAFPEKAEELYAKAEADARERYESYMRLTQQ from the coding sequence ATGTCCAGTAAGAAGGCAATCATGGACGGAAACGAAGCAGCTGCATATATCTCATATGCGTTTACGGAGGTTGCTGGGATTTTCCCGATCACCCCTTCATCCCCAATGGCGGAACATGTGGATGAGTGGGCGGCAAACGGCAAAAAGAACTTGTTTGGTCAGCCGGTAGAAGTAGTGGAAATGCAGTCGGAAGGGGGCGCTGCGGGTACCGTTCACGGAGCGCTGCAGGCGGGTGCTCTGACGACCACTTATACGGCTTCGCAGGGACTGCTTCTGATGATTCCGAATATGTATAAGATTGCGGGTGAGATGCTTCCGGGAGTCTTTCATGTATCGGCCAGGACTCTTTCGGCTCATGCACTTTCTATATTCGGTGACCACTCTGACGTCATGGGAGTCAGGAGCACAGGGTTTGGCATGCTTGCATCCTCTTCTCCGCAGGAAGTCATGGACCTGGGGGCGGTAGCACATCTGGCGGCTATTCACGGCAGAATGCCGATCCTGCATTTCTTCGATGGGTTCCGTACGTCACACGAGATTCAGAAGATCGATGCACTTGATTATGAAGACCTCAGACCGCTGCTGGATATGGATGCAGTACGCGCGTTCCGTGCAAACTCTTTGAATCCGGAGCATCCTGCCACCAGAGGAACCACGGTAAATCCGGATATTTTTTTCCAGTGCCGTGAGGCTTTAAATGTAAAATACGACAAGATCCTTGATTCCGTAGAACATTACATGGGAGAGATCAATAAGTTGACCGGCCGGGACTATCATCTGGTGAACTACTACGGGGCAGCGGATGCAGAGCGGGTGATCGTACTCATGGGATCAGCAGCAGAGACCGCAAAGGAAACCATCGATTACCTGGTGGCTAAGGGAGAGAAGGTCGGAATGCTGAACGTACATCTGTACCGCCCCTTCCCGGCAGAGTATTTCCTGAAGGCAGTTCCTGAGACGGCGAAGAAGATGGCGGTGCTGGACCGCACCAAAGAGCCGGGCGCCATGGGAGAGCCGCTGTACCAGGATATCTGTGCTGCCTATAAGGGAAAGGCGTCTGGCATGGAGATCGTAGCCGGACGCTATGGCCTGAGCTCCAAGGACACCACACCGGCACAGCTGGTAAGTGTGTTTGAAAATCTGAAGGAAGAACATCCGAAGGATAACTTCACCATCGGCATTGTGGATGATGTCACCTATACCTCACTCCCTGTGAGCGAGGAGATCAATACGACACCGGAAGGCGTAACCAATGCGGAATTCTGGGGATTAGGTTCAGACGGTACCGTCGGAGCCAATAAGAACTCCATCAAGATCATCGGTAATGCCACGGACCTGTACTGCCAGGCATACTTTGTATATGACTCCAAGAAATCAGGGGGACTGACACAGTCTCATCTGAGATTCGGCAAAGATCCCATCCGGGCTCCTTACCTGATCCAGGCGGCGGATTTTGTACAGTGCTCCAATCCATCCTATGTGAATAAGTACGATATGGTTGCCAATCTGAAAGAAGGCGGTATTTTCCTGCTGAACTGCAGCTGGGATCAGGATGAACTGGAGAGACACCTGCCTGCATCCATGAAACGTGCACTGGCGGAAAAACATGCCAGACTTTATACCATTGATGCCATCCGCATTGCCAGAGAGATTGGTCTCAGAAACCGGACCAATACCATTCTGCAGGCATCCTTCTTCAAACTGGCAGAGGTAATTCCTCTGGAACAGGCAGTGGAAGAGATGAAAAACGCCAACTACAAGTCCTACTTTAAGAAAAAAGGCCAGGAGATTGTAGATATGAACAACAACGCCATTGACTACGGGATCAATGAACTCAAAGAGATTCAGATTCCGGACAGCTGGGCGGCAGCGGAAGATGCACCGGATAAGCGCGATGTTCCGGAATTCATCACGGAAGTTGTCGATGTGATGAACCGTCAGCAGGGTGACGTTCTGAAAGTCAGCCAGATGACCAAGTACGGACTGGAGGATGGAACCTGGCCGTCCGGTACGACGAAATATGAGAAGCGGGGTGCGGCGGTGGACGTTCCCGAATGGGATGCCGCGAAATGTATTCAGTGTAACCAGTGTGCGCTGGTCTGCCCTCACGCCGCCATCCGTCCGGTTCTGGTTACCGAAGAAGAGAAGGCGGCGGCGCCGGCTGGATTTGAGACGGTACAGACCAAAGGAAAAGGTCTTGAGAAATATGAATACCGTATGCAGGTATCCCCTTACGACTGTACCGGATGCGGAAGCTGCGTGAATGTATGTCCGTCAAAAGAAAAGGCGCTGTCGATGAAACCTCTGGAGAGTCAGATCAAAGAGGCTGCCAACTGGAACTATGGTGTGGATGAGGTAGAAATCAAGAAAGATGCCATCAACAATAAGAGTGTTAAAAATATACAGTTTGCAAAACCATACTTTGAATTCTCGGGCGCCTGTGCCGGATGCGGCGAGACGCCGTACATCAAGCTGGTGACGCAGCTGTTCGGTGAAAGAATGTATATTACAAATGCATCCGGATGTTCTTCCGCGTACGGTGGATCCACTCCGGCATCACCGTACTGCACCGATAAGCGGGGATACGGGCCCAGCTGGGCGATGTCACTCTTTGAAGACAATGCGGAATATGCATATGGATATCTGCTGGGACAGGATACCATTAAAAAACAGCTGGTTGACAAGGTAGAGAAGCTGAAAGAGAGCGGTATCGCGCAGGAGGCATGTACAGCTTACCTTGAAAGAGGAAAGGATCCTGAGGTGACACGAGAGGTCAGCGACGCTCTTCTGGAAGCGATCGAAGGCGTGGAGAATGCAGAAGCTGCCTTTATCCGGGACAACAGGGAATTCCTCACCAAGAAGAGCGTATGGGCGTTCGGCGGCGACGGCTGGGCTTATGATATCGGTTACGGCGGTCTGGATCATGTGCTTGCAAGCGGACGCGATATCAACCTGCTGGTACTGGATACGGAGGTATATTCCAACACCGGCGGACAGGCTTCCAAGTCTACGGCTGCCAGCGCCATTGCCAAGTTTGCAGCAGGCGGAAAAGAGACCAAGAAGAAGGATCTGGGCATGATGGCGATGAGCTACGGCTATGTCTATGTGGCACAGGTGGCACTGGGCTCAGATCCTGCACAGACGCTGAAAGCGATCCGTGAGGCGGAAGCATACGACGGACCATCCCTGGTGATCTGCTACTGTCCGTGCATCGAGCACCATATGAAGGCTGCCATGGGCATGAGCATAACAGAAGAGAAGAATGCCGTTGATGCGGGATACTGGCATTTGTACCGTTACAATCCGGATCTGAAGAAGGAGGGCAGGAATCCCTTCCAGATGGATTCCAAAGAGCCTAAGGGCAGTTTCCGCGATTTCCTGATGGGAGAGAACCGGTATGCGTCCCTGAAGATCGCATTCCCGGAGAAAGCGGAAGAACTGTATGCCAAGGCGGAGGCAGATGCGAGAGAGCGTTATGAGTCCTACATGAGGCTGACACAGCAATAA
- a CDS encoding NAD/NADP octopine/nopaline dehydrogenase family protein gives MKVSADMSYLKDMPIAILGCGAVGKTMAGDCALAGSTVRLWEQENFKHNLKNLTRTGIKLTGNQFSYYGFERRGVGHVDMVTTDMAEAVKGAGIIIVATVAMAHEAVFRQLVPLLEDGQVIHILPDNCGTFVCRKIMRELNCTKKVIVGAWYTAPYGVRIVRRGGVVTNECKIEDRITTIRGAALPHSDTDAFIESAQYIPALDAIRTGDGFVKGTTVVDINLSNVNPVIHVPGTVLGAAVMQNFDTVLGQDKKNYSLYGFALCPAIAEVQAVFWEEEKALAKAMKVDICTVNYEDFFSRTTMYGKEYMGPDFAVPFEEKYENFYGDGPFDLENRYITEDVPVGCYLIQQLGRKYNVPTPTVDCMIYLANVMIKRDLIAGSKYTLDYLDIDHMTDEQLQKYLYDGEFTPKQ, from the coding sequence ATGAAAGTGTCAGCAGATATGAGCTATTTAAAGGACATGCCGATTGCTATCTTAGGCTGTGGTGCGGTAGGAAAGACGATGGCGGGGGATTGTGCACTGGCCGGATCCACAGTGAGACTTTGGGAACAGGAGAATTTTAAGCATAATCTGAAAAACCTGACGAGAACGGGAATTAAACTTACGGGTAACCAGTTCAGCTATTACGGATTTGAGAGACGCGGTGTAGGGCATGTGGATATGGTGACCACCGACATGGCGGAAGCGGTCAAAGGCGCCGGCATCATCATCGTAGCCACGGTTGCAATGGCACATGAGGCTGTCTTCCGTCAGCTTGTGCCGCTTCTGGAAGACGGTCAGGTGATCCATATCCTTCCGGATAACTGCGGTACCTTCGTGTGCAGAAAGATCATGCGCGAACTGAACTGTACGAAAAAAGTGATCGTGGGTGCCTGGTATACGGCTCCTTACGGCGTCCGCATCGTCAGACGCGGCGGTGTTGTGACGAACGAATGTAAGATCGAGGACCGTATCACCACCATCCGCGGTGCGGCCCTGCCTCACTCGGATACCGATGCGTTTATCGAGTCCGCACAGTACATACCGGCGCTGGATGCCATCCGCACCGGCGACGGCTTCGTAAAAGGCACTACCGTGGTAGACATTAACCTGTCCAACGTCAATCCGGTGATCCATGTACCGGGAACTGTTCTCGGCGCTGCGGTCATGCAGAACTTTGATACGGTATTGGGACAGGATAAGAAGAACTACTCTCTGTATGGATTTGCCCTGTGTCCTGCTATCGCAGAAGTACAGGCAGTCTTCTGGGAGGAAGAAAAGGCACTGGCTAAAGCCATGAAAGTAGACATTTGTACCGTTAACTATGAAGACTTCTTTTCTCGTACCACCATGTACGGCAAAGAGTACATGGGACCGGACTTTGCAGTACCGTTTGAGGAGAAATATGAGAACTTCTACGGTGATGGTCCTTTTGATCTGGAGAACCGTTACATCACAGAAGACGTTCCGGTAGGATGCTATCTGATTCAGCAGCTGGGCAGGAAGTACAATGTTCCGACACCGACGGTTGACTGCATGATCTATCTGGCAAATGTGATGATCAAACGCGACCTGATTGCAGGAAGCAAATATACTCTGGATTATCTGGATATTGATCATATGACAGATGAGCAGCTGCAGAAATATCTGTATGACGGAGAGTTTACTCCGAAACAGTGA
- a CDS encoding branched-chain amino acid ABC transporter permease has product MIELFISAFLKGGMYILIAMGLSLVYGVMKIPNFAHGEFYLIGAYCSYIGLSMLKLPGVVVIALAAVMGFVFGAIIERLTFNPLRKRSKSDWSLNTFLVTAGISFVIQNVAQMIFTAEFWGVEKIWQGSLNIAGINIPTDRVISFVIAIAVVIIFWAFLKKTRTGNAITAVSENEEGAMLMGVQINSIHTLTFALSSMLAAIAGAALISITPAYPTMGLKPLYSAWFVVILVGLGNLEATIVGAFIVSFIEVFATYYVGAAWADAVSLSVIVVILLIKPTGLFGKRVKV; this is encoded by the coding sequence ATGATTGAATTATTTATCAGCGCCTTTCTGAAGGGAGGCATGTATATCCTGATTGCCATGGGATTGTCGCTGGTTTATGGCGTCATGAAGATACCGAACTTTGCTCATGGAGAGTTCTATTTGATTGGTGCGTATTGCTCGTATATCGGGCTTTCCATGCTGAAACTTCCAGGTGTTGTTGTCATCGCCCTTGCGGCAGTGATGGGGTTTGTGTTTGGTGCGATTATTGAGCGTCTGACGTTCAACCCGCTGAGAAAGCGTTCGAAATCCGATTGGAGTCTGAACACGTTTCTCGTAACAGCAGGCATCAGTTTCGTGATACAGAATGTTGCACAGATGATCTTCACCGCGGAATTCTGGGGAGTTGAAAAGATCTGGCAGGGTTCCCTTAACATAGCCGGAATCAACATTCCGACAGACCGCGTGATTTCGTTTGTGATTGCAATCGCAGTGGTTATTATCTTCTGGGCATTTTTGAAAAAGACCAGGACGGGAAATGCGATCACGGCCGTTTCGGAGAACGAGGAGGGCGCCATGCTGATGGGCGTTCAGATCAATTCGATCCATACACTGACATTCGCGCTCAGCAGCATGCTGGCGGCGATTGCGGGAGCAGCGCTGATCTCCATCACGCCGGCATATCCTACGATGGGATTGAAACCACTGTATTCCGCGTGGTTTGTAGTCATACTGGTAGGGCTTGGCAATCTGGAGGCGACGATTGTGGGTGCATTCATCGTATCGTTTATTGAAGTGTTTGCAACGTATTATGTGGGTGCCGCTTGGGCAGATGCCGTATCACTTTCTGTTATCGTAGTGATTCTGCTGATTAAGCCGACCGGACTGTTTGGTAAGAGAGTGAAAGTATAA
- a CDS encoding branched-chain amino acid ABC transporter permease, which produces MKENKTSKFSAILGKVGLSPVSLLAFIVLALSPMFAGNEYNIRLLLMCVMYGTLAMGFDLSAGYIGVANWGYAALMGLGGYTSALLFERLGVSPWIGMICAGLIATFAGLLIGLLTLRMDGMFAALLAWFVGLILMNAANAMTGLTRGALGLQVKPLFDTPWATPYFYVIFTICVITYIVLRVIVKSNLGLAFTALGQDMQTARTTGVSPLKYRLINFCISCFIAGIVGGFYAHYIGILTPTLMATKGTIQILVIAYFGGRGSIWGPLLAAFITMPIFESMNSLVELKYIIYGLVLILIMIFMPNGLAGFEKPVKAFFRKRFARKNEKK; this is translated from the coding sequence ATGAAAGAGAATAAGACATCTAAATTTTCTGCGATACTGGGCAAAGTAGGATTAAGCCCTGTCAGCCTGCTGGCATTCATTGTTCTGGCTCTGTCTCCTATGTTTGCAGGGAATGAATATAACATCCGGCTTCTGTTGATGTGTGTGATGTATGGAACACTGGCGATGGGGTTTGACCTGTCAGCAGGTTATATCGGAGTAGCCAACTGGGGCTACGCAGCCCTGATGGGACTCGGCGGGTATACATCAGCACTTCTTTTTGAGCGGCTTGGCGTGTCGCCCTGGATCGGAATGATCTGTGCCGGGCTGATCGCCACGTTCGCTGGTCTGCTGATCGGTCTGCTGACGCTGCGTATGGACGGAATGTTTGCGGCACTGCTCGCATGGTTTGTCGGGCTGATTCTGATGAATGCCGCAAATGCAATGACAGGCCTGACGCGCGGAGCGCTTGGACTTCAGGTAAAACCACTGTTTGATACGCCGTGGGCCACACCGTATTTCTATGTGATATTTACGATCTGTGTGATCACGTATATCGTATTGAGAGTCATCGTAAAATCAAATCTCGGGCTTGCATTCACTGCTCTCGGACAGGATATGCAGACGGCCCGTACCACCGGTGTCAGCCCCCTGAAGTACAGGCTGATCAACTTCTGTATTTCCTGCTTCATCGCAGGTATTGTCGGCGGATTCTACGCTCATTATATCGGAATCCTGACTCCGACGCTGATGGCTACAAAGGGGACCATTCAGATCCTGGTAATCGCATACTTTGGAGGCCGGGGAAGCATCTGGGGACCATTGCTTGCAGCATTTATCACCATGCCGATCTTTGAGTCGATGAACTCACTGGTTGAGCTGAAGTACATCATCTATGGTCTGGTGCTGATCCTGATCATGATCTTCATGCCGAACGGACTCGCGGGATTCGAAAAACCGGTAAAAGCATTTTTCAGAAAAAGATTTGCCAGAAAAAATGAAAAGAAATAA
- a CDS encoding ABC transporter substrate-binding protein — translation MRKRTKATIALFTAAMCAFGTVLTGCGGGGGASAGKDDDVLKIAVPIPLTGESAKAGKEIQDTVTLAFEEVGNKVGSYTIELDFVDATSDADKGALALEEGIVKRGDEVVLSSWNSSVAVAMVDVVSKYKVPWYFSSSSSSVINEKVEGKEDGYLLSKIWPKSESLAIGYFSLLQEMIDAGQWDASRVKYAVFADDTDFGRVFGETVKASMPEFNGELVYEDYTAINVTDFYTSITKMKESGADIAFVQLTNPAAGAAFIKQAKESNLPALQTSDCFTEASNWYELAGDAATGTLVCRSKLINENAMKFQKAFEDKYGYTPAATTGGINYDGAKFLIKCIEECEKKYEKVNSETMYQFGKEVLQTGGITYDESVLVSSYEYNEENGIDPIVDEDHFYFQVIQLDGDKEVVVWPSADKEADVFVPDYAK, via the coding sequence ATGAGAAAACGGACAAAAGCAACGATAGCATTATTTACGGCTGCAATGTGTGCATTTGGTACAGTGCTGACCGGCTGTGGCGGAGGCGGAGGTGCTTCTGCGGGGAAAGATGATGACGTACTGAAGATTGCCGTTCCGATTCCGCTGACCGGGGAGTCGGCAAAGGCAGGAAAGGAGATCCAGGATACCGTTACCCTGGCATTCGAGGAAGTTGGAAATAAGGTCGGCAGCTATACGATAGAGCTTGATTTCGTAGATGCCACTTCAGACGCCGATAAGGGAGCACTGGCACTGGAAGAAGGCATCGTTAAGAGAGGCGACGAAGTGGTCTTGAGCAGCTGGAACAGCTCCGTGGCAGTAGCCATGGTGGATGTTGTCTCCAAGTATAAGGTTCCCTGGTACTTCTCCAGCTCCTCCTCCTCCGTTATCAATGAGAAGGTAGAAGGAAAAGAAGACGGCTACCTGCTGAGCAAGATCTGGCCGAAATCTGAGTCACTGGCGATCGGCTATTTCTCTCTGCTGCAGGAGATGATCGACGCGGGACAGTGGGATGCGTCCAGAGTGAAGTATGCAGTGTTCGCTGATGACACCGACTTTGGCCGTGTATTTGGTGAGACAGTAAAAGCATCCATGCCGGAATTTAACGGCGAGTTGGTGTATGAAGATTATACCGCGATCAACGTGACGGATTTCTACACTTCCATCACAAAGATGAAAGAGTCGGGCGCAGATATTGCATTTGTACAGCTGACCAATCCGGCAGCGGGTGCAGCCTTCATTAAACAGGCGAAAGAATCCAATCTGCCGGCCCTTCAGACTTCAGATTGTTTTACAGAGGCGTCTAACTGGTATGAGCTGGCTGGGGATGCTGCAACCGGTACACTGGTGTGCCGCTCCAAACTGATCAATGAGAATGCGATGAAATTCCAAAAAGCATTCGAAGATAAGTACGGATACACTCCGGCAGCTACAACCGGCGGCATCAACTACGACGGAGCGAAATTCCTGATCAAATGTATCGAGGAATGCGAGAAGAAGTATGAGAAGGTGAATTCTGAGACAATGTATCAGTTCGGCAAAGAAGTTCTGCAGACCGGCGGAATCACATATGACGAGAGTGTTCTTGTCAGTTCTTATGAATACAATGAGGAAAACGGAATCGACCCGATCGTGGATGAGGATCATTTCTACTTCCAGGTAATACAGCTGGATGGTGACAAGGAAGTTGTAGTCTGGCCGAGCGCTGACAAGGAAGCGGATGTGTTTGTACCGGACTATGCCAAATAA
- a CDS encoding ABC transporter ATP-binding protein — protein sequence MLLETIDVEKRFGGLVAVNNVSLQVEEGEVVGIIGPNGAGKTTFLNCIAGFYAPDNGKVLFQGKEITGSAQEKLCHLGISRTFQNVRGFPKMTALENVMVGCVFGARKPKNAREKARELLEFAQFPLPEDTVVENLNTIQLKRLELARSLATDCKLLLLDEVAAGLTPAELPDFIELVRKIRDSGVTIICIEHLMRFITGICDRVAVLEFGTKIAEGVPQEVLSDEKVISAYLGKTEVH from the coding sequence ATGCTACTAGAGACAATTGACGTTGAAAAACGTTTTGGAGGATTGGTTGCAGTTAACAACGTTTCACTCCAGGTGGAAGAAGGAGAAGTTGTCGGTATCATCGGGCCAAACGGTGCCGGAAAGACGACATTTCTCAACTGCATCGCAGGATTCTATGCTCCGGATAACGGTAAGGTTTTGTTTCAGGGAAAAGAGATCACCGGGTCTGCGCAGGAAAAGCTGTGTCACCTCGGCATCTCCCGTACATTCCAGAATGTGCGTGGATTCCCGAAGATGACGGCGCTGGAGAATGTGATGGTCGGCTGTGTGTTTGGCGCCAGGAAGCCGAAGAATGCAAGGGAGAAGGCGCGGGAATTACTGGAGTTCGCGCAGTTCCCTCTTCCGGAAGATACGGTGGTTGAGAACTTAAATACGATTCAGCTGAAACGGCTGGAGCTGGCGCGGTCCCTGGCGACAGACTGCAAGCTCCTGCTGCTGGACGAGGTGGCGGCGGGATTGACGCCCGCCGAGCTGCCGGACTTTATCGAGCTGGTTCGTAAAATCCGGGACAGCGGTGTGACGATCATATGTATCGAACATTTGATGCGTTTTATTACGGGAATTTGTGACAGGGTTGCTGTGCTCGAATTCGGAACAAAGATTGCAGAGGGAGTTCCGCAGGAAGTTCTGTCAGATGAAAAAGTAATCAGTGCCTATTTAGGGAAGACTGAGGTTCACTGA
- a CDS encoding ABC transporter ATP-binding protein, translated as MRRLLKLEHVDAGYGKLSILWDVSLEVKEGEFVALVGPNGAGKTTTLRAISNIITPTKGKVIFDGHDITNSSVQEIMKTGLSYITDDGALFSGMTVYQNLRMGAYAIKDKAKIQENYERVLQMFPRLKERLKQNAGTLSGGERKMLAIARGLMSGPKAMLIDEPSLGLAPNIVLQVLETLKQLTESGVSILLVEQNVNTTLQVADRAYVLEDGRVVLSGKSDELLASDHIQKAYLGI; from the coding sequence GTGAGACGATTGCTTAAATTAGAACATGTAGATGCCGGTTATGGAAAGCTGAGCATTCTGTGGGATGTTTCGCTGGAAGTGAAAGAGGGTGAATTTGTCGCTCTGGTCGGCCCGAACGGAGCCGGAAAGACAACGACCCTTCGGGCGATTTCCAACATAATCACACCTACAAAAGGAAAAGTTATATTTGACGGACATGACATTACGAACTCGTCTGTACAGGAGATCATGAAGACCGGTCTGAGCTATATCACGGATGACGGCGCATTGTTCTCGGGGATGACGGTGTATCAGAACTTGAGAATGGGGGCCTATGCCATCAAGGACAAGGCAAAAATTCAGGAGAACTACGAAAGAGTTCTGCAGATGTTCCCGAGGCTGAAGGAGAGGTTAAAGCAGAACGCGGGGACGTTAAGCGGAGGTGAGCGCAAGATGCTGGCGATTGCCAGGGGACTGATGTCAGGGCCCAAGGCGATGCTCATCGATGAGCCTTCCCTCGGACTGGCTCCTAATATTGTGCTGCAGGTTCTTGAGACTTTAAAACAGCTGACAGAGAGCGGGGTTTCCATATTGCTGGTGGAACAGAATGTCAATACGACCTTACAGGTGGCAGACCGTGCCTACGTACTGGAGGACGGACGCGTGGTGCTCTCCGGCAAGAGTGATGAACTTCTGGCCAGTGACCATATTCAGAAAGCTTATCTGGGCATCTAG